The Shewanella algae DNA segment CATCTAGGTGTTCTATCTCATCGACCGCCCATTTCCCCTGAGTCAGTTGCCGTTTGACCTTGCCCTTGTCATCAAACAGGTAGATATGGTTGAAGCCATCACGCTCGGATGCCCAGATAAAGCCGGGCTGCTGCTTGAGAAAATAGAGGTCGTGGTTGAGGTTAACCCAGGCATCGCTGCGCTCGGACACCAGAGTCACGGCGCCTTTGCCCTCGCGGCTGTCTACCTGGCGCAGATCCAACTGCTGCTGACTGCGATTCTGCCACTGGAACGACAAGTGCTTGCTGTCCGGCAGCCATTTCACCCGCGGCAGATAGATATCTTTCTCACTGCCGAGATCCATCCATTGGGTCTGCCCGGACGCCAGCGACACTACCCCCAGGGCAATCTCGACATTGGGCTTGCCGGCATAGGGATAACGTTGCTCGGTCAGCTTGATGCCATCGGCATAGATCTCATTGCGGGTCACCAGCTCCACGCCCGACTCATCGATGCGGGTATAGGCGATGGCCGATTCATCCGGTGCCCACCAGTAACCTGTCATACGGTCCATCTCTTCCTGAGCCACAAACTCGGCCATGGCGTTCTTGATGGCCCCGCCACCATCCTGGGTCAGCGCCGTGAGCTTATGGTCTTTCAGCTGGAGTACATAGAGGTTTTGTTCGGCCACAAAGGAGACAAAATTACCCTTGGGCGACAGTTTGGCATCTGTAGCAAAGGCATCCCCAGTGGGCAGCAGAGTCACCTTGGCATCGGCCAGGCTGAAGTAGTAGAGCTTGCCGGCCGCCGGGATCAGCAGTGCCTGGCTGTCGTCGGCCCAGAAGTATTCCATGATCCCCTGGCCATACACTCGCTGCCGCTCGCGGCGGGCCTTCTCTTCATCGGAAAGTTCACCGGCTTCGAGCCTGGAGGCGTCCAGCAGCAAACTGACCTGGCCGGTGGCGACATCCATCTGCCAAAGATCGTAGAAATATTGATTGTCTTTACGGCCCGCCAGGTAAGTAACCCGCTTGCCGTCGGGAGAGAGTTTCAGCCCTCGGGGGCTGGCACCGGCCAGTGCCGGTGAAGAATAGAGACGCTCAACCGTTAAGGGCGTTTTGCCCCCTTCCAGAGCGAAAGACTGGCCGGAGGCCAGTGTCAAAGGTATTGCCATAAGCGCCGAAGCCATCCAAGTTTTTTTCATTATTATTTCCGGAATTGTAGGATACAGGGGCTTTGGCATCCGGCCACAGCCCAAAAAACAGCCCTCATTCTGCCCCAATTGACAAGGGATCGGCAAACCCGTGCAATTGGCCGCTGAAATATCGCCGGTTCT contains these protein-coding regions:
- a CDS encoding S9 family peptidase, with product MKKTWMASALMAIPLTLASGQSFALEGGKTPLTVERLYSSPALAGASPRGLKLSPDGKRVTYLAGRKDNQYFYDLWQMDVATGQVSLLLDASRLEAGELSDEEKARRERQRVYGQGIMEYFWADDSQALLIPAAGKLYYFSLADAKVTLLPTGDAFATDAKLSPKGNFVSFVAEQNLYVLQLKDHKLTALTQDGGGAIKNAMAEFVAQEEMDRMTGYWWAPDESAIAYTRIDESGVELVTRNEIYADGIKLTEQRYPYAGKPNVEIALGVVSLASGQTQWMDLGSEKDIYLPRVKWLPDSKHLSFQWQNRSQQQLDLRQVDSREGKGAVTLVSERSDAWVNLNHDLYFLKQQPGFIWASERDGFNHIYLFDDKGKVKRQLTQGKWAVDEIEHLDEKQGWVYFSGRKDSVVERHLYRVSLNGGEIERISRRGGMHNAVFADKESVYLDYFNSLSQPPQVSLHNQSGEHLAWVEENAVKAGHPLYDYAGLWQLPEFGTLKAKDGKALQYRLFKPVNFDSQAKYPVVVRVYGGPHAQLVVNSWSEQDYYTQYLLQQGFAVFQLDNRGSAHRGTAFEQVIYRHLGEAEVEDQKTGVDFLRTLPWVKADSIAIYGHSYGGYMALMSLFKAPDYFKAAISGAPVTDWALYDTHYTERYLGHPDDNARGYEASSVFPYVSKYGSGLLMYHGMADDNVLFENSTRVYKALQDEGKLFRMIDYPGSKHSMRGDKVRTHLYRSLTDFLETELKGN